A region from the Candidatus Coatesbacteria bacterium genome encodes:
- a CDS encoding MMPL family transporter produces the protein MFERFARFVVRFRWPVLIVILAVTAFFAVAMGDLEVRTDFISSLDADLPVVRLYDYIGEAFGGSDVAVVALGADDVFQREVLAQLRDFTDAVRRLPAVRSVNSLTEIIDIRPIEGGVEVGDLLPPGELPSQAELDELRDYVLDKEMYTGILVAPTGELTLVLARFAPDIDRVEVGRRIRALAEETFSADVELTYSGLPFQIYYMDQIVLDVLGLLTPLVIGLVALVLGLFYRRLSGVLLPLAGVGFSLVWTMGVMALTGVPISLLTSAMPVILFAVGSAYTIHVLSHYLGRRRRGAENGELVAGALRAVGLPVILAGLTTIIGFGSLASANIDIISEFGLFAALGVLAATLLAVTFVPAVLAVLGGHFAERRHAGESSEPGRIATGAALFVNNRPGRIAVTALIITIAAAIALPHVKREVNLLEFFDEDITMRRSERVIEKGFGGSLPAQVYLQGDVRSPSVLRRAARIERFLRAEIGRQTQSLGALLRELNYNLYGERRLPDERAEINDLYYWIEGDELLETFVADGTWWSDGPQRPPNATPQSEMLLFSNVGGSDSDLMVTHTAALEDFITEEIAPAETRVALDALDEQTRRLIDDYRLEVAAEDLLADLTYHGLRPRRLHDENGEPLPYMLEPAEKAEYIEGLRGIGVTQTDTVDAAYLERLEPFLRTFVYDSGLIPLEDEADRLAVVDGLRTAFFDGGPLVPAATELQGVFVDALPPDYLTEYPDDPAWLADKLVTKLDNLAAAQRVDTWTAELERRLELELDEAARADLRAVLYPFTEPAAWLPVELAAEAGLDVDAADTVELRVAQTGFPRIFELMQEQLMTNQLKTMAIAYGLVLILLILVLRSLPGGLLASIPILLTVLVNFAVMALTGIPLDIVTIMIASLVIGIGVDYTIHFTSGFRRNLAETGEPFAALKATLATTGRAILINAVGVAVGFLVLLFTEVIPLRQLGVMIAVTMVVSSIAALIVLPAVYFALKPRFIFGKTQPGKPAETRDN, from the coding sequence ATGTTCGAGCGCTTCGCCCGCTTCGTCGTCCGTTTCCGTTGGCCGGTCCTGATTGTCATTCTGGCCGTGACGGCCTTCTTCGCCGTGGCGATGGGCGACCTCGAGGTCCGCACCGACTTCATCTCCTCCCTCGACGCCGACCTGCCCGTCGTTCGTCTCTACGACTATATCGGCGAAGCCTTCGGCGGTTCCGACGTCGCCGTCGTCGCCCTCGGCGCCGACGACGTCTTCCAACGCGAGGTCCTGGCCCAGCTACGTGACTTCACCGACGCCGTCAGGCGACTGCCCGCGGTGCGCTCGGTCAACTCCCTGACCGAGATCATCGACATCCGGCCCATCGAGGGCGGCGTCGAGGTCGGCGACCTGCTGCCCCCCGGCGAGCTGCCCTCCCAGGCCGAGCTCGACGAGCTGCGCGATTACGTCCTGGACAAGGAGATGTACACCGGGATTCTGGTGGCGCCCACCGGGGAGCTGACTCTGGTGCTGGCCCGCTTCGCCCCGGACATCGATCGCGTCGAGGTCGGACGACGTATCCGCGCCCTGGCCGAGGAGACCTTCTCCGCCGACGTCGAACTAACTTACAGCGGTCTGCCCTTTCAGATCTATTACATGGACCAGATCGTCCTCGACGTGCTGGGCCTGCTGACCCCGCTGGTGATCGGTCTGGTGGCCCTGGTGCTGGGGCTGTTCTACCGTCGTCTTTCCGGTGTCTTGCTGCCCCTGGCCGGTGTCGGCTTCTCCCTGGTTTGGACGATGGGCGTGATGGCGCTGACCGGTGTGCCGATCAGTCTGCTGACCAGCGCCATGCCGGTGATCCTCTTCGCCGTCGGCTCGGCCTACACCATCCACGTTCTCAGCCACTACCTGGGCCGTCGGCGAAGGGGGGCGGAAAACGGCGAACTGGTCGCCGGAGCGCTGCGCGCCGTCGGCCTGCCCGTAATCCTGGCCGGGCTGACCACGATCATCGGTTTCGGCTCCCTGGCCAGCGCCAACATCGACATCATCAGCGAGTTCGGCCTGTTCGCCGCCCTGGGGGTTCTGGCGGCCACCCTGTTGGCGGTGACCTTCGTCCCCGCCGTGCTGGCCGTGCTGGGCGGGCACTTCGCCGAGCGCCGCCACGCCGGCGAAAGCTCCGAGCCCGGCCGCATCGCCACCGGCGCCGCCCTCTTCGTCAACAACCGCCCGGGCCGGATCGCCGTCACCGCCCTGATCATCACCATCGCCGCCGCCATCGCCCTGCCCCACGTCAAACGCGAGGTCAACCTGCTCGAGTTCTTCGACGAGGACATCACCATGCGACGCAGCGAGCGGGTGATCGAGAAGGGCTTCGGCGGCAGCCTGCCCGCCCAGGTCTACCTCCAGGGCGATGTGCGCAGCCCCAGCGTCCTGCGCCGCGCCGCGAGGATCGAGCGCTTCCTGCGCGCCGAGATCGGCCGCCAAACCCAGAGCCTGGGCGCCCTGCTGCGCGAGCTGAACTACAACCTTTACGGCGAGCGCCGCCTACCCGACGAACGCGCCGAAATCAACGACCTTTACTACTGGATCGAGGGCGACGAGCTCCTCGAGACCTTCGTCGCCGACGGGACCTGGTGGAGCGACGGGCCGCAGCGTCCACCGAACGCGACGCCCCAGTCCGAGATGCTGCTGTTCTCCAACGTCGGCGGTTCCGATTCCGACCTGATGGTCACCCACACCGCCGCCCTGGAGGATTTCATCACCGAGGAAATCGCCCCGGCCGAGACCCGGGTGGCCCTGGACGCTCTCGATGAACAGACCCGGCGTCTGATCGACGACTACCGCCTCGAGGTCGCCGCCGAGGACCTGCTGGCCGACCTGACCTACCACGGCCTGCGACCGCGGCGGCTCCACGACGAAAACGGAGAGCCCCTGCCCTACATGCTCGAGCCTGCGGAAAAGGCCGAGTACATCGAAGGTCTGCGCGGCATCGGCGTCACCCAAACCGATACCGTCGACGCCGCCTACCTCGAACGTCTCGAGCCTTTTCTCCGAACCTTCGTCTACGACAGCGGCCTGATTCCGCTGGAAGACGAGGCCGACCGACTGGCCGTCGTCGACGGGCTCCGGACCGCCTTTTTCGATGGCGGCCCCCTGGTTCCCGCCGCCACCGAACTGCAGGGCGTCTTCGTCGACGCCCTGCCGCCGGACTACCTGACCGAGTACCCCGACGATCCAGCCTGGCTGGCCGACAAGCTCGTCACCAAGCTCGACAACCTGGCCGCCGCCCAGCGTGTCGACACCTGGACCGCCGAACTAGAACGGCGCCTGGAGCTCGAACTCGACGAAGCCGCCCGCGCCGACCTGCGCGCCGTCCTCTATCCCTTCACCGAGCCCGCCGCCTGGCTGCCCGTCGAGCTGGCCGCCGAGGCCGGTCTCGATGTCGACGCCGCCGACACCGTCGAGCTGCGCGTCGCCCAGACCGGCTTCCCCCGCATCTTCGAGCTGATGCAGGAACAACTGATGACCAACCAGCTCAAGACGATGGCCATCGCTTACGGCTTGGTGTTGATCCTGCTCATCCTGGTGTTGCGCAGCCTGCCCGGCGGTCTACTGGCCTCGATTCCCATCCTGCTGACCGTGCTGGTCAACTTCGCCGTCATGGCCCTGACCGGCATCCCCCTCGATATCGTCACCATCATGATCGCCAGCCTGGTCATCGGTATCGGCGTCGACTACACCATCCACTTCACCAGCGGGTTCCGGCGCAACCTCGCCGAGACAGGCGAGCCCTTCGCCGCCCTCAAGGCCACCCTGGCCACCACCGGGCGCGCGATCCTGATCAACGCCGTCGGCGTGGCCGTCGGTTTCCTGGTCCTGCTGTTCACCGAGGTCATTCCCCT
- a CDS encoding TetR family transcriptional regulator, producing the protein MSRDKRDSILQAALKLFVRFGRRRTTVDQIARTAGVGKGTIYTYFAAGKRQIWDELVAAEADKLINCIRLAVEEAVTFTEKLRACTVSHFRCIHQELALLSIEEDILDEYFPEIDEVRESFLKLEHELLVEILQGGVAAGEFRPVDIDLLAFTFIAALRGLELPWIWQQRVVDTGERISTLLDVLFNGLLTPEHQGA; encoded by the coding sequence ATGAGCCGTGACAAGCGAGACAGCATCCTGCAGGCCGCCCTGAAGCTCTTCGTTCGTTTCGGGCGCCGCAGGACCACCGTCGACCAGATCGCCCGCACCGCCGGCGTCGGCAAGGGCACCATCTATACCTACTTCGCCGCAGGCAAACGCCAGATCTGGGACGAGCTGGTCGCCGCCGAGGCCGACAAGCTGATCAACTGCATCCGCTTGGCCGTCGAGGAGGCGGTCACCTTCACCGAAAAGCTCCGGGCCTGCACCGTCAGCCACTTCCGCTGCATCCACCAGGAGCTGGCCCTGCTGTCCATCGAGGAAGACATCCTCGACGAGTACTTCCCCGAGATCGACGAGGTGCGCGAATCCTTCCTCAAGCTGGAGCACGAGCTCCTCGTCGAGATTCTCCAGGGTGGAGTGGCGGCGGGGGAGTTCCGCCCCGTCGACATCGACCTGCTGGCCTTCACCTTCATCGCCGCCCTGCGCGGCCTCGAACTGCCCTGGATCTGGCAGCAGCGCGTCGTCGACACCGGCGAGCGCATCTCCACCCTCCTCGACGTCCTGTTCAACGGCCTGCTGACCCCGGAGCACCAGGGCGCCTGA
- a CDS encoding acyl carrier protein, with amino-acid sequence MTTEDLAKRVKDIIVEELSVDSDQVTEDAAFVDDLGADSLDTVELVMKLEEEFDLEIPDEDAANIRTVGNAIEYLKKNLD; translated from the coding sequence ATGACCACCGAAGACCTTGCCAAGCGGGTCAAGGACATCATCGTCGAGGAGCTCAGCGTCGATTCCGATCAGGTCACCGAAGATGCCGCCTTTGTCGACGATCTGGGCGCCGACAGCCTGGACACCGTCGAGCTGGTGATGAAGCTCGAGGAGGAGTTCGATCTCGAGATCCCCGATGAGGACGCCGCCAACATCCGTACCGTCGGCAACGCCATCGAATATCTCAAGAAGAACCTCGATTAA
- the fabF gene encoding beta-ketoacyl-ACP synthase II has protein sequence MTRRVVVTGVGALTPVGLNVADTWKALIEGRSGVAPVTAVDAELYTSKVAAEVKGFDPNDYLDKKEAKRMARFVQFAVVASQQAIEDAKLDLEGVNAERSGTIIGVGIGDIVLIEKAAIRFHERGPRGISPFFIPMVIADMASGQVSINFNLKGPNFCTTSACASGTHAIGESFNHIREGRTEVMVCGGAEAAIGNLGFGGFCSMRALSTRDCPPEEASCPFDAHRDGFVMGEGAGVLVLEELEHARRRNAPIYCELVGYGVTADAYHITAPAPAGEGAARAMKMAIKDAGIEPGHVSYINAHGTSTELNDKNETAAIRSVFGKHADAIAVTSSKSMLGHGLGAAGGMEGVVCAMSIKEQMVHPTTNLLHPDPECDLDYVPEGARELELDVVLSNSLGFGGHNAVLAFRRFDG, from the coding sequence ATGACACGCAGAGTCGTAGTTACCGGGGTCGGCGCCCTAACCCCGGTGGGCTTGAACGTCGCGGACACTTGGAAGGCCCTCATCGAGGGACGCTCCGGCGTGGCGCCGGTCACCGCCGTCGACGCCGAGCTTTACACCAGCAAGGTCGCCGCCGAGGTCAAGGGCTTCGACCCGAACGACTATCTGGACAAGAAGGAGGCCAAACGGATGGCCCGCTTCGTCCAGTTCGCCGTCGTCGCCAGCCAGCAGGCCATCGAGGACGCCAAGCTGGACCTCGAGGGCGTCAACGCCGAGCGCAGCGGTACGATCATCGGCGTAGGCATCGGCGACATCGTCCTGATCGAGAAGGCCGCCATCCGCTTCCACGAACGCGGCCCCCGCGGCATCAGCCCCTTCTTCATCCCGATGGTCATCGCCGACATGGCCTCGGGCCAGGTCTCGATCAACTTCAACCTCAAGGGCCCCAACTTCTGCACCACCAGCGCCTGCGCCTCGGGCACTCACGCCATCGGCGAGTCGTTCAACCATATCCGTGAGGGCCGCACCGAAGTGATGGTCTGCGGCGGAGCCGAGGCCGCTATCGGCAACCTGGGCTTCGGCGGTTTCTGCTCGATGCGGGCGCTCTCGACACGGGACTGCCCACCCGAGGAAGCCAGTTGCCCCTTCGACGCCCACCGTGACGGTTTCGTCATGGGCGAGGGAGCCGGTGTGTTGGTTCTCGAGGAGCTGGAGCACGCCCGCCGGCGCAATGCACCCATCTACTGCGAGCTCGTCGGTTACGGCGTCACCGCCGACGCCTATCACATTACCGCTCCGGCCCCGGCCGGCGAGGGAGCGGCCAGGGCGATGAAGATGGCCATCAAGGACGCCGGTATCGAGCCGGGCCACGTCAGCTATATCAACGCCCACGGCACCTCGACGGAGCTCAACGACAAGAACGAGACCGCGGCTATCCGCAGCGTCTTCGGCAAGCACGCCGACGCGATCGCCGTCACGAGCTCCAAGTCCATGCTGGGCCACGGCCTGGGCGCCGCCGGGGGGATGGAGGGGGTGGTCTGCGCCATGAGTATCAAGGAGCAGATGGTCCACCCGACGACCAACCTGCTGCACCCCGATCCGGAGTGCGATCTGGACTATGTTCCCGAGGGCGCCCGCGAGCTGGAACTCGACGTCGTCCTCTCCAACAGTCTGGGCTTCGGCGGCCACAACGCCGTGCTGGCCTTCCGCCGCTTCGACGGCTAG